The DNA window TGCAGCGGTAACATTGGCTGCCTGTGAAGCTCCGGTAATCAAAACGATTCCTTATGTGGTAAAGCCGCATGAAATCATTCCGGGGATTCCTAACTATTACGCTTCGACGTATTTCGATGGTTTCGATTTCGCAAGTGTTTTAGTAAAAACAAGAGAAGGAAGACCTATCAAAATTGAACCAAACCCGGCAGCAGGAGATTTAGGTAAAACTAATGCAAGAGCTCAGGCAAGTGTACTTTCTCTTTATGACAATGATAAAGTAAAACAGCCTAAATTTGAAGGAAAAGACGAAACTTTCGACAAAGTAGACAGCTTCGTTATCAAAGGACTTGAAGAAGCTAAAGCTGCAGGTAAAAGAATCGTTTTATTATCCCATTCTTTTGCTTCTCCTACTTTCAAAAAATTATTTGCAGATTTCAAAGCTAAATATCCTACAGCGGAATTAGTAACCTATGATGCTTATCCTTATGCTGCAGCATTAGATGCAGCTCAGGAAGTTTTCGGAACAAGAGCATTGCCTGTTTACGACCTTAAAGGAACGGAATTGGTGGTTGCATTCCAGGCTGATTTCTTAGGAGATTACAACGCAGGAGGCTTAGAATCTTCTTACGCAGTGGCAAGAACTCCGGGAAAAAATATGTTGAGACACGTTCAGGTTGAATCCAATATGTCTTTAACAGGAGCTAATGCTGACGAAAGAATTAGATTAAAGCCAAGTGCAGTAAACAAAACATTAGTTGAAGTTTACAACGCGATCGTTGGTGGTGGTTCTTCAGATAAAACAGCTTCTGACATCGCAAAAGAATTATTGGCAAAAGGAAGCAAAGCAGTTGTTTTCGCTGATGGTTCTAAAGGAGCTCAGGTTTTAGCTCACTTAATCAACCAAAAATTAGGATCTGTAGCTTTCACAGGGAAAGCCAACTTCTTAAAAGATTTTGACAAAGCAAGATTTGAGGAATTCCTTGGATGGGTAAATGGAGGACAGGTTGGCGTATTGATCGTAAACAATGTAGATCCTATTTACTCTTACCACAAAGGAGAAGATTTCAAAAAATCGTTATCTAAAGTTCCTTATGTAATTGCAGTTGCAGATAAAAAAAATGAAATGTATAAAGCAGCGAAAGCTGTAATTCCTGTAGCCAACTGGCTTGAATCTTGGGGAGATCTTGAACCTCAGACAGGAGTATATTCATTAATGCAGCCTACAATCCAGAAAATTTACAAATCAAGACAGATTGAAGAATCTTTATTGGTTTGGAAAAATGGTAAAAACAATGCTGCTAATAATTATTATGATTATTTAAAGGCAAATGCCACTTCTATCTTAGGAGCAACTTCTTTCAACAAAGCTTTATATAACGGTATCAATGCTTCTTCAAATGCGACAACATTATCGTACGCAGGAGGAAACGGTGCACAGGCTGTTGCTGAATTAGGAGGTTTCAAAGCTTCAGATTTAGAATTGGTATTGTATACGAAGACAGCAATGGGAGACGGAACTCAGGCAAACAACCCTTGGTTGCAGGAATTACCTGATCCTATTACAAGAATGTCTTGGGATAACTACTTAACAATGTCTCCGAAAGACGCAGAAAGATTGGGTATTGATAACGATCTTAACGCAAGAATGCAGTTAGACGGTTCTCTTGTGAACCTTACTGTAAACGGAGTAACAATAAAAGATGTTCCTGTATTCGTACAACCGGGACAGGCAGACGGATCAGTAGGTCTTGCGCTTGGATATGGTAAGAAAAACTCAGGAGCAACGGCAGATACCGGTGTGAATGCTTATCCTTTATTCGATGGTTCTAACTTAGTAGTTTCTAATGTTAAGATCGAAAAAACAGGAGAAGATCACGAATTCGCAGGGATTCAGCTTCAGAATACATTAATGGGACGTTACGAAATTGCTAAAGAAGTTCCTTTGGCTGAATTCTTAAACGTAGCATTTGATGATGAACACAAAGGATGGAATAAGCCTTTGGAATACCACACCATCAGTGGAGCAC is part of the Chryseobacterium indicum genome and encodes:
- a CDS encoding TAT-variant-translocated molybdopterin oxidoreductase, which gives rise to MASNKIQFRSIHELKDPALNNKLAQKEFQEEIPVEDFLDDAEKNGSATSRRDFLKLLGFSTAAVTLAACEAPVIKTIPYVVKPHEIIPGIPNYYASTYFDGFDFASVLVKTREGRPIKIEPNPAAGDLGKTNARAQASVLSLYDNDKVKQPKFEGKDETFDKVDSFVIKGLEEAKAAGKRIVLLSHSFASPTFKKLFADFKAKYPTAELVTYDAYPYAAALDAAQEVFGTRALPVYDLKGTELVVAFQADFLGDYNAGGLESSYAVARTPGKNMLRHVQVESNMSLTGANADERIRLKPSAVNKTLVEVYNAIVGGGSSDKTASDIAKELLAKGSKAVVFADGSKGAQVLAHLINQKLGSVAFTGKANFLKDFDKARFEEFLGWVNGGQVGVLIVNNVDPIYSYHKGEDFKKSLSKVPYVIAVADKKNEMYKAAKAVIPVANWLESWGDLEPQTGVYSLMQPTIQKIYKSRQIEESLLVWKNGKNNAANNYYDYLKANATSILGATSFNKALYNGINASSNATTLSYAGGNGAQAVAELGGFKASDLELVLYTKTAMGDGTQANNPWLQELPDPITRMSWDNYLTMSPKDAERLGIDNDLNARMQLDGSLVNLTVNGVTIKDVPVFVQPGQADGSVGLALGYGKKNSGATADTGVNAYPLFDGSNLVVSNVKIEKTGEDHEFAGIQLQNTLMGRYEIAKEVPLAEFLNVAFDDEHKGWNKPLEYHTISGALPARKIDLWDAFDDTDGPHFNLSIDLNSCTGCGACIIACQAENNVPVVGKEEIRMSRDMYWLRIDRYYSARQKVEVYEGLKEGMAVPELYGTAFNKEGGTLNHPADNPDVIFQPVMCQHCNHAPCETVCPVAATSHGKQGQNHMAYNRCIGTRYCANNCPYKVRRFNWFTYNLNDKFDFNMNNDLGRMVLNPDVVVRTRGVMEKCSMCIQMTQTTILEAKKENRIVKDGEFQTACSKACSTGSIKFGDMNDKESEVRKQYASNRRYYLLEEIGTKPNVFYHTKVRNRVEK